The following proteins are co-located in the Granulicella pectinivorans genome:
- a CDS encoding YeiH family protein has protein sequence MTSTIAIADTSQQETPAPIGPRLLAVLPGMALLFGIGLLGKALESLQTYLHTRYHLPVPHIEYVLWAIVLGLIISNTIGVRPLFSPGVATYELWLKLGIVLVGAKFLMQDVLKLGSLSLYLVAIELTLSLSVMHLLGRLFKLPPKLTSLLAIGSSICGVTAIMAAQGAIDPEEEDTSTAIAAILTLGAIALFTFPAIGHLLHMGQQAYGMWAGLAVDNTAEATVTGALYGDEAGRFAVLAKTARSAFIGFVVLAYAIYWSSRGQAAVVEHKGLFLWQKFPKFILGFLAISVLATAGFFSKGQLVSLSNLSKWSFLPAFAGVGLRTNLRDLVGQGWRPLVVGILGEIFIALITLGLVYWSYSHGVPR, from the coding sequence ATGACCTCGACCATCGCCATCGCCGACACCAGCCAGCAGGAGACGCCAGCCCCGATAGGCCCGCGCCTCCTCGCCGTACTGCCCGGCATGGCGTTGCTCTTCGGCATCGGTTTACTCGGCAAGGCGCTCGAATCCCTCCAGACTTACCTCCACACCCGCTACCATCTGCCCGTTCCCCACATCGAGTACGTCCTCTGGGCCATCGTCCTCGGCCTCATTATCTCCAACACCATCGGCGTCCGCCCGCTCTTCAGCCCCGGCGTCGCCACCTATGAGCTCTGGCTCAAGCTCGGCATCGTCCTCGTCGGCGCCAAGTTCCTCATGCAGGACGTCCTGAAGCTCGGCTCGCTCTCCCTGTATCTCGTCGCGATCGAACTGACCCTCTCGCTCTCCGTCATGCATCTGCTGGGACGCCTCTTCAAGCTTCCCCCCAAGCTCACGAGCCTGCTCGCCATCGGCTCCAGCATCTGCGGCGTCACCGCCATCATGGCCGCGCAAGGGGCCATCGATCCCGAGGAAGAGGACACCTCCACCGCCATCGCGGCCATCTTGACGCTCGGCGCGATCGCCCTCTTCACCTTCCCTGCCATCGGCCACCTGCTGCACATGGGCCAGCAGGCCTACGGCATGTGGGCCGGCCTCGCAGTCGACAATACCGCCGAAGCCACCGTCACCGGAGCCCTCTACGGCGACGAAGCAGGCCGCTTCGCCGTCCTCGCCAAGACCGCACGCTCCGCCTTCATCGGCTTCGTTGTGCTCGCCTACGCCATTTACTGGTCCAGCCGCGGGCAGGCCGCGGTCGTCGAGCACAAAGGTCTCTTCCTCTGGCAGAAGTTCCCAAAGTTCATCCTGGGTTTCCTCGCCATCTCCGTTCTGGCGACCGCAGGCTTCTTCTCCAAGGGCCAGCTCGTCAGCCTTTCCAACCTCTCCAAGTGGTCCTTCCTCCCAGCCTTTGCGGGAGTTGGACTGCGCACCAACCTCCGCGACCTCGTCGGGCAGGGCTGGCGTCCTCTCGTCGTCGGCATCCTTGGCGAGATCTTTATCGCGCTGATCACCCTCGGCCTTGTCTACTGGAGCTATTCCCACGGAGTGCCGCGATGA